One Aegilops tauschii subsp. strangulata cultivar AL8/78 chromosome 7, Aet v6.0, whole genome shotgun sequence genomic window carries:
- the LOC109785064 gene encoding ethylene-responsive transcription factor ERF071-like: MPPRRRGASGYRDVSPRLSDALSAEIRSGDVRLGLGIFETAHEAARAYDTAAWRLRRACLDMNFPEVPMREMAQELAPPPRLLTGEDHHENWRQERRLSLAKMDEEAMTFSRGLKLSTVPIEAFFT, translated from the exons atgccgccgcgccgTCGGGGAGCTTCGGGCTACCGCGACGTAAGCCCGCGCCTGTCCGACGCCCTCTCGGCCGAGATTCGGTCCGGCGAcgtgcgcctcggcctcggcatcTTCGAGACCGCccacgaggccgcccgcgcgtacgacacGGCGGCGTGGCGCCTTCGGCGGGCCTGCCTGGACATGAACTTCCCAGAGGTGCCAATGCGGGAGATGGCGCAGGAGCTGGCGCCTCCCCCGCGGCTTCTCACCGGCGAGGATCATCACGAGAACTGGAGGCAGGAGCGCCGTCTCAGCCTCGCcaagatggacgaggaagccatgac CTTTTCTCGCGGATTGAAGCTTTCCACCGTGCCAATTGAAGCTTTTTTCACCTGA
- the LOC109785063 gene encoding dirigent protein 13-like, whose translation MTMAGPFVTFVCLLIVLPQIQAVSIPYNGTVPLQGCQIPCMTEVNLHLFLHQFVDGPNQPNRNEETLVQTSFPFGFGTTIVHDWTLTETTNSKDTVVARAQGVHVQAGLTKDNRWYMTHNIEFEQVRFAGSTLQVIGITAGLESGQWSIVDGTGQFIMTQGIISFTNHPASTWEDGIKELNIRVRYTTPQPVMQLWLRLSQKTALIL comes from the exons ATGACCATGGCTGGTCCATTCGTCACCTTTGTTTGTCTACTCATAGTGCTACCTCAAATCCAGGCCGTTTCTATCCCCTACAATGGAACTGTACCTCTTCAGGGGTGTCAGATACCTTGTATGACCGAGGTTAATTTGCACTTGTTCTTGCACCAATTCGTCGACGGACCAAACCAGCCAAATCGCAATGAGGAAACCTTGGTACAAACAAGTTTTCCTTTTGGGTTTGGGACAACGATAGTCCATGACTGGACTCTTACCGAGACAACAAATTCCAAAGATACCGTTGTTGCACGTGCACAAGGCGTGCATGTCCAGGCTGGTTTAACCAAGGATAATAGATGGTACATGACTCATAACATAGAGTTTGAGCAAGTAAG GTTTGCAGGGTCTACCCTTCAGGTGATTGGCATAACAGCGGGTTTGGAAAGTGGCCAGTGGTCCATTGTCGATGGGACTGGTCAGTTCATTATGACACAGGGTATAATAAGTTTCACAAATCATCCTGCCTCTACTTGGGAAGATGGTATTAAAGAACTTAATATCCGTGTACGCTACACGACTCCGCAACCTGTAatgcagctatggctccggctctcgcagaagaCCGCCTTAATTCTTTGA